The following are from one region of the Stanieria sp. NIES-3757 genome:
- a CDS encoding uroporphyrin-III C-methyltransferase yields MQSPGKVYLVGAGVGEIDYLTLRGKQLLTEAEVLIYDALVDSELLTLVSPNCLKLDVGKRGGKLSTPQAKINQLLVAYCLQGKQVVRLKSGDPFIFGRVREEIEALVAAECEFEVVPGISSVLSAPLLAGIPLTDKYLSNCFAVLSGHQPKILDWEALAKIDTLVILMGTRYLEEIIAQLLACGRVADEPIAIICHCSRPEQKIFQGTLTDIVDRTKGISLSPAVIVIGKVVDLASQLQSSPSSAVLTGKTILVTRAAEQSSQFRNLLQQQGAKVLEMPALEIMPPSSWEALDNAIANLCQFNWLILTSANGVEYFFERLATLGKDARSLAGIKIAVVGKKTAATLQRKNLQPDFIPPDFVADSLVANFPEALKSQKILFPRVETGGREVLVKELTAQGAEVIEVPAYQSGCPKKMAPEIWQALQKKQIDAIPFASSKTVKNFYQLVQQELNYSDTLLAALLENICLASIGPQTSQTCQQLFNRVDVEAQEYTLEGLTTAIVNYFSNIK; encoded by the coding sequence ATGCAAAGCCCTGGAAAAGTATATTTAGTTGGTGCTGGTGTTGGTGAAATTGATTACCTTACCCTAAGAGGAAAACAATTACTGACAGAGGCTGAAGTCTTAATTTATGATGCCTTAGTCGATTCAGAGTTATTAACTCTAGTTTCACCAAATTGTCTCAAGCTAGATGTAGGTAAAAGAGGAGGCAAATTAAGTACTCCCCAAGCCAAAATTAATCAATTATTAGTTGCTTATTGTTTACAAGGCAAACAAGTAGTTAGGTTAAAAAGTGGCGATCCGTTTATTTTTGGTCGAGTCAGAGAAGAAATTGAAGCACTGGTTGCTGCTGAGTGTGAATTTGAAGTTGTGCCAGGCATTTCTTCAGTTTTATCTGCCCCCTTATTAGCTGGTATTCCCTTAACTGATAAATATTTAAGTAATTGTTTTGCTGTCTTAAGCGGACATCAACCAAAAATACTTGATTGGGAAGCTTTAGCCAAAATCGATACTTTAGTAATTCTAATGGGAACGCGATATCTAGAAGAAATCATTGCTCAATTATTAGCTTGTGGCAGAGTTGCTGATGAACCCATTGCAATTATTTGTCACTGTAGTCGTCCCGAACAAAAAATTTTTCAGGGTACTTTAACCGATATAGTAGATCGAACAAAGGGTATTTCTCTTTCTCCAGCAGTAATAGTTATAGGTAAAGTTGTGGATTTAGCTAGTCAGTTACAATCTTCCCCATCTTCAGCCGTTTTAACAGGAAAAACCATTTTAGTTACCCGTGCAGCCGAACAATCTAGTCAATTTCGCAATTTATTACAACAACAAGGGGCAAAAGTTTTAGAAATGCCCGCCTTAGAAATTATGCCTCCTTCTAGTTGGGAAGCCTTAGATAATGCGATCGCAAATTTGTGTCAATTTAATTGGTTGATTTTAACTTCTGCTAATGGCGTAGAGTATTTCTTTGAACGTTTAGCAACTTTAGGTAAAGATGCTCGTAGTCTAGCAGGAATTAAAATAGCGGTAGTGGGAAAAAAAACTGCTGCAACTTTACAAAGAAAAAATCTCCAACCAGATTTCATTCCCCCAGATTTTGTAGCCGATTCTTTAGTTGCTAATTTTCCTGAAGCTTTAAAGAGTCAAAAAATCTTATTTCCTAGGGTTGAAACTGGTGGTAGAGAAGTTTTGGTTAAAGAATTAACTGCACAAGGTGCAGAAGTGATAGAAGTACCTGCTTATCAGTCTGGTTGTCCCAAAAAAATGGCTCCTGAAATTTGGCAAGCACTACAAAAAAAACAGATAGATGCAATTCCTTTTGCTAGTTCTAAAACGGTTAAAAATTTTTATCAATTAGTTCAACAAGAGTTAAATTATTCAGATACTTTGCTCGCAGCTTTACTGGAAAATATTTGTCTTGCTTCTATTGGTCCTCAAACTTCCCAAACTTGTCAACAATTGTTTAATCGAGTAGATGTAGAGGCACAAGAATATACTTTAGAAGGATTAACGACTGCGATAGTTAATTATTTTTCAAATATCAAATAA
- a CDS encoding peptidase M50 — protein sequence MNGNIKIGSLFGIPFYINPSWFFVLGLVTLTYGANLTQFPQLQGITPWILGFVAAILLFSSVLAHELGHSLVALAQGIQVKSITLFIFGGLATLEKESETPLQSFLVAIAGPGVSLLLFALFTIIGITLPLNAPLEAIVSLLASINLVLALFNLIPGLPLDGGNVLKSIVWKITGNPNKGIIFAGRVGQFFGWLAVIIGALAILGISPIGSFWTLLIGWFLLQNAGFAAQSATVQEKLSKYRAEDAIIPNSPIVSGNLTLREFVNDYVIGKNQWRKFLVTNETGQLIGTIATDDLKQISTSQWTETLVNELLQPLENITTVPANQSLLEVIQLIETKDIKELAVVKEDGVVIGLLEKSSIINLLQQEAQANAN from the coding sequence ATGAACGGTAATATTAAGATTGGGAGTCTATTTGGCATCCCTTTCTATATCAATCCTTCTTGGTTTTTTGTTTTAGGATTGGTAACTTTAACTTACGGAGCAAATTTAACTCAATTTCCACAATTACAAGGAATAACACCTTGGATTTTGGGATTTGTAGCTGCCATACTTTTATTTTCTTCAGTTTTAGCCCATGAACTTGGTCATAGTTTAGTTGCGCTCGCTCAAGGTATTCAAGTTAAGTCAATTACCTTGTTTATTTTTGGTGGTTTAGCTACTTTAGAAAAAGAATCAGAAACACCACTACAGTCTTTTTTAGTTGCGATCGCAGGACCCGGAGTTAGTTTACTTCTATTTGCTCTGTTTACAATAATTGGAATTACTTTACCTTTAAATGCACCGCTTGAAGCAATTGTTTCCTTACTAGCTTCGATTAATTTGGTGTTGGCTTTATTTAATCTTATTCCTGGTTTACCTTTAGATGGTGGCAATGTCCTTAAATCTATTGTCTGGAAAATCACAGGAAATCCTAATAAAGGAATTATTTTTGCAGGAAGAGTTGGTCAATTTTTTGGTTGGTTAGCAGTAATTATTGGTGCGTTAGCAATTTTAGGTATTAGTCCAATAGGTAGTTTTTGGACGCTATTAATTGGTTGGTTTTTATTACAAAATGCTGGATTTGCAGCACAATCTGCTACTGTCCAAGAAAAGCTGAGTAAGTATAGAGCTGAAGATGCAATTATTCCTAATAGTCCAATTGTTTCGGGGAATCTAACTTTAAGAGAATTTGTGAATGATTATGTTATTGGTAAAAATCAGTGGCGGAAATTTTTAGTGACTAATGAAACAGGACAATTAATAGGTACAATTGCCACAGATGACTTAAAACAAATTTCTACTTCTCAGTGGACAGAAACTTTAGTTAATGAACTGTTACAACCGCTAGAAAATATTACTACTGTTCCAGCTAATCAGTCTTTGCTAGAAGTAATTCAGTTAATTGAAACAAAAGATATTAAAGAATTAGCTGTGGTTAAAGAAGATGGTGTTGTGATTGGTTTACTAGAAAAATCTTCAATTATTAATCTTCTTCAACAAGAAGCTCAAGCAAATGCTAATTAA